From a single Bacteroidota bacterium genomic region:
- the xseA gene encoding exodeoxyribonuclease VII large subunit has translation MNTTPNILKLSELSAIVAGIFRMHFSGERYWVTAEIVGLKISRGHCYLQLVEKDEMGSTPKAEFRGIIWAGTYDRIHPRFVKTTGTPLREQMQVLLQVEVQYHERFGMSLVVQDIDPAFTLGQLEMERRQTIERLRKEGLLERNKSLDLPVSLQRIAVISAEDSKGYEDFVTRLNTNVYGYTFHLTLYTSLLQGDLAAGDILTKLSHIKTELPVKDFDAVVIVRGGGGASSLECFNNYLLAAGIARFPLPVITGIGHQANKSVVDEVAHTDRMTPTDVANFLIEHQSAFEGTTESYWQQIREMAEEILRYEQEYVATSTHRLSSSVRLDLSKAGRTLDQSAFSLKHLLQGRLIHEQHTVEQFHQNLKKELLLFRHLETAALEEITSRLKNGITSFLQSNEQELINNEATVRLLDPAEVLRRGYSYTLYNGKAISNPEDVKDGDRITTVLQQGELQSIVNKK, from the coding sequence GTGAATACCACCCCTAATATCCTCAAACTCTCTGAACTCTCCGCCATCGTAGCCGGGATTTTCAGAATGCATTTTAGCGGGGAGCGGTATTGGGTGACGGCGGAGATTGTGGGGCTTAAAATCAGCAGGGGACATTGTTACCTGCAATTGGTGGAGAAGGATGAGATGGGGAGTACACCCAAAGCGGAATTCCGCGGGATCATTTGGGCCGGTACTTATGACAGGATTCATCCACGCTTTGTGAAGACTACCGGCACTCCTTTGCGGGAACAGATGCAAGTGTTGCTGCAAGTGGAGGTGCAATACCACGAACGGTTTGGAATGAGTCTGGTGGTCCAGGATATTGATCCGGCTTTTACGCTGGGGCAATTGGAGATGGAGCGCCGTCAGACCATAGAACGATTACGGAAAGAAGGATTACTTGAACGGAATAAATCGCTCGATTTACCGGTATCACTGCAACGGATAGCCGTTATTTCTGCAGAAGATTCTAAAGGATATGAAGATTTTGTAACACGGCTAAATACTAACGTTTACGGATATACGTTTCATCTTACCCTATACACTTCTTTATTGCAGGGCGATTTGGCTGCGGGAGATATCCTGACGAAACTCAGTCATATTAAAACCGAATTGCCGGTAAAGGATTTTGATGCGGTGGTCATTGTCCGCGGTGGTGGCGGTGCATCCAGTCTGGAATGTTTTAATAATTACCTGCTGGCAGCGGGCATCGCCAGATTTCCCTTGCCTGTTATCACGGGTATCGGACATCAGGCCAATAAAAGCGTGGTAGATGAAGTGGCACATACCGACCGCATGACGCCCACCGATGTAGCTAATTTCCTCATTGAGCATCAATCTGCTTTCGAAGGAACAACTGAGTCCTATTGGCAACAGATACGTGAAATGGCGGAAGAGATACTTCGCTACGAGCAGGAATATGTCGCTACTTCGACGCATCGCCTCAGCAGCAGCGTCCGGCTTGATCTTTCGAAGGCAGGACGAACACTGGATCAATCCGCATTTTCCTTAAAACATTTACTACAGGGTCGACTCATTCACGAACAACATACGGTCGAACAGTTTCACCAAAACCTGAAAAAGGAATTGCTGCTTTTTCGACATTTAGAGACTGCTGCACTTGAAGAAATAACATCACGCTTAAAAAATGGTATCACCTCCTTCTTACAAAGCAACGAACAGGAATTAATAAATAACGAAGCGACGGTACGCCTGCTGGATCCGGCAGAAGTATTACGCAGAGGGTATAGTTATACTTTATACAACGGCAAAGCCATCAGTAATCCGGAAGATGTAAAGGATGGCGACAGGATCACTACTGTTCTTCAGCAGGGAGAACTTCAATCTATTGTAAATAAAAAATAA
- the xseB gene encoding exodeoxyribonuclease VII small subunit → MAEKFSYEKAKAELEEILEELERGETGVDTLAKHVKRASELIRLCREKLRSTESEVDNLLKDL, encoded by the coding sequence ATGGCGGAAAAATTCAGCTACGAAAAAGCAAAAGCCGAACTCGAAGAAATCCTCGAAGAACTTGAACGCGGCGAAACGGGTGTGGATACACTGGCAAAACATGTAAAACGCGCGTCAGAACTGATACGACTTTGCAGGGAGAAGTTGAGAAGTACGGAGAGTGAAGTTGATAACCTTTTAAAGGATTTGTAG
- a CDS encoding META domain-containing protein — protein MQKILSFIAIVSMFSLFSSCKNNAQKPFGKDPALEGKRWVMTAMNGVALTLPADSKAIDLVYDGNSNTFGGYAGCNQMNGMYTTGEENMIRLHKMAVTEMACPDMTFEQKYLEMIDKTTNYKLTRKKQGKETLEFLYLYIDKTEVATYKAEPLK, from the coding sequence ATGCAAAAGATATTGAGTTTCATAGCGATAGTTTCCATGTTTTCCCTTTTCTCCTCCTGTAAAAACAATGCACAAAAGCCTTTTGGGAAAGATCCTGCACTGGAAGGGAAACGCTGGGTGATGACAGCTATGAATGGAGTCGCACTAACATTGCCTGCCGACAGTAAGGCCATTGACCTCGTTTATGATGGTAATAGCAATACATTTGGTGGATATGCAGGTTGCAATCAAATGAACGGAATGTACACCACCGGGGAAGAGAATATGATCCGCCTGCATAAAATGGCAGTAACAGAAATGGCTTGTCCCGATATGACCTTTGAACAAAAATACCTGGAGATGATCGATAAAACCACCAACTACAAGTTAACCCGCAAAAAGCAAGGTAAAGAAACCCTCGAATTTCTCTACCTGTACATCGATAAAACCGAGGTCGCCACCTACAAAGCCGAACCGTTGAAATAG
- a CDS encoding sterol desaturase family protein, protein MTSMVNILALVATFFIMEFVAWFTHKYVMHGLLWVLHKDHHQPEPGFFEKNDAFFLIFAIPSAILMFLGVMNGFDVRLFIGIGIAAYGLAYFLVHDIFIHQRFRLFRRTNNIYMRALRKAHKVHHKHLGKEEGECFGMLLVPMKYFWEAKRSLES, encoded by the coding sequence ATGACATCGATGGTAAATATTCTCGCTTTGGTAGCCACCTTCTTCATCATGGAGTTTGTTGCCTGGTTCACGCATAAATATGTTATGCATGGATTATTATGGGTGCTGCACAAAGACCATCATCAGCCGGAGCCCGGATTCTTTGAAAAAAATGATGCGTTCTTTTTGATTTTTGCTATTCCAAGTGCCATCCTGATGTTTCTGGGTGTAATGAATGGCTTTGATGTGCGATTATTTATTGGCATTGGCATAGCGGCATATGGTCTCGCCTATTTTCTCGTTCACGATATTTTTATTCATCAGCGATTTCGTCTTTTTCGCAGAACAAACAATATCTACATGCGTGCGCTGCGGAAGGCACATAAAGTACACCACAAACATCTCGGTAAAGAGGAAGGCGAATGCTTCGGAATGCTCCTTGTACCGATGAAATATTTTTGGGAAGCGAAAAGAAGTTTGGAATCGTAG
- a CDS encoding EamA family transporter → MAGWKPFAALIAICFLWGTTYLAIKIGMDDHFPPFLFSGLRFVISGIIILLFYLPRKEKMLPSKQDFKRMLISGIFIFMGGNLLLVLAEQSVPSGLAALVNTAFPLWIVIITRLWNPGEKTPRMVLAGILIGLLGQWLIFYDHIFLLGNTVYTGGLLLLIWGVINGALGSVHMKKYPIHSNPVLTGGWQMLICGSITTVIGIYLEEWPQLPGEMSGWWSMMYLIVAGSVLGYSLFVYALRYLPAQQVSVYAYVNPIVAVFLGWLLLQETINEKSILAMGITITGVFLVNRGMQRS, encoded by the coding sequence ATGGCCGGCTGGAAACCCTTTGCTGCCTTGATTGCTATTTGTTTCCTCTGGGGAACGACGTATCTGGCTATTAAAATCGGAATGGATGATCATTTCCCGCCATTTTTATTTTCAGGGTTACGCTTCGTGATATCAGGTATCATCATCCTCCTGTTCTATTTGCCACGAAAAGAAAAAATGCTTCCTTCAAAGCAGGATTTCAAACGAATGTTGATCAGCGGTATTTTTATTTTCATGGGAGGGAATCTGCTATTGGTGCTGGCAGAACAATCTGTTCCAAGTGGTTTGGCAGCATTGGTGAATACAGCTTTTCCCCTGTGGATTGTCATTATCACCCGCCTCTGGAATCCCGGCGAGAAAACACCCCGAATGGTACTGGCCGGAATATTAATCGGATTATTAGGACAATGGTTGATTTTCTATGATCATATCTTCCTGCTCGGAAATACGGTTTATACCGGCGGCTTGCTCTTGTTGATTTGGGGTGTGATCAATGGTGCGCTTGGTAGCGTGCACATGAAAAAGTACCCGATTCATTCCAATCCTGTCCTTACCGGCGGATGGCAAATGCTGATCTGTGGAAGCATTACCACCGTTATAGGAATTTATTTGGAAGAATGGCCGCAGTTGCCCGGGGAAATGAGCGGCTGGTGGTCGATGATGTATTTGATCGTAGCGGGATCTGTTCTTGGCTACAGTCTTTTCGTATATGCCCTCCGTTATCTTCCGGCCCAACAGGTTTCCGTGTATGCATACGTCAATCCCATCGTAGCAGTTTTCCTAGGATGGCTCCTTCTACAGGAAACGATCAACGAAAAATCGATCCTCGCCATGGGCATCACCATCACCGGGGTGTTTCTTGTCAATAGAGGTATGCAGAGGTCGTAG